In Lolium rigidum isolate FL_2022 chromosome 7, APGP_CSIRO_Lrig_0.1, whole genome shotgun sequence, the DNA window CCCCCGACGCCGTCCCTTCCAGCTCCCCCCGCGCAGGCGCAGCTGCCCcctcgaccgccgccgccgccgccgtcatcgcACGAGGCCGCCACGGCGCCGCCGAGGAGGGGCAGGCCGCCCAAGTCCAAGGCGCCGCCGGTAAGTCAATGGAAATTTCCCATTGCTCATTGATGTCTGACTCAATCTGTAGCTGATTGCCGCGATTGCGTGATGCCTGCTTCGGAACTGTGGCCGATTCTACCACACCACATTCGATGCGATCACCCTGTCTTGGCTGGACGCCCAAGTTGCAACCGATAGCTATATGATCTGTACAGTATTTGTTTTGGTCTAGGGAATCTGCGCTAGATTAAGCTCACACCATGACTAAAATAAACCTGCGCTGTGAACAGTAAACATCAAATTGCTATGCAATTGAGCTGTTGTATTTTGGAGGAGGCATCTTGGGTAAAAGGAAATTTAGTAAAGTAACCACGTGTAGGTGAACTTTAGTTTCCGTATGCATCCTCATTTACTACTCTTTTCAGCCTATCTATCTCTTTAGCTTTGAATTTGACCTGGTAAAGTTCAATATAAGTATTTGTTTGTGTAACACATGGACTGTTTGGAGGGGTTGCCCAGGTTGCCTAAGTGTAGTTATAATGATAGGTTCAGTCTCACCTGGAATGTCTGATGTGATTTGTAGTAGCGTATAATGTCTGCCGAGTCCACACCACACATAGCGTTCCTGGTTTAACTCCCGCACACGAAGCAAGGGGGAAAAATGTAACTGGGATGCTATGCATTTTTTTAGCATGCTCAGTGTGTTGGGTATTGAGTGAACTTTGGGCCCTGGGGTGGCACAAGTATGCGTAAACAAAAACAGTTATACTGTGATAGATTTTGGATCACCTTTAGTACTTAGCCCTTATGAGGCACATATTTTCATGTTATTACGAACTTATAGTGAAACGCTATGCAcacctgttttttttttcaaaagtttGTCAAATCTTGTTTGCAGCATTTATTTTGTCCAAATTCCATGGCCATCTCTTGGAATGAGGGTTTTGTACTTGTTGTAGAATGATTATTCCCTTATTCTAATATCTTTTTTTTATTTAAGCGGCCAGTAAGCATATTATTTCAAGGCTCATGGATTCAAAGTTGATCTTtagacatgacatagtattctgatATGGTTATGTATTTAGTTGATCGATGTTAGCTACTTAGTGTACTATTATGGTATGAGTGTTGCCAACAGCTTCTTGTAACTGTTTTAGGAGAATGAGCAGAAAAATCAAAGGGAAAATGCCCATTTCGAAGTCATCAAGGGAGAGACTGAACAAAAACCTCATAAGGAGAGTACCACTGGACCAACAAAAGGTATCAAGCGACTAAAAACATTAAAGGGTTCATCACATAGTCATGGAGCAACTAAAGGTGTGCCTCTTGCTTACCTTTAATTTTAATTTACATAAGGTTTGATGTGCATCACTGTGATCATTTGGATGATAAAATTCCCAGCTTATTGTTTAAACcattgttcaaaaaatcggccgacTAGCCGATTACTCGCCCGACTAATCGCTAATCGTGAGGTGCCCGTGCAGAATAATGCTATTCGGAATGATTAGTCGCTAGCTCCGATTAAAGAGTCTGACAGACGACTAACCGGGAGGAAACCGATTAACCGGTCAGCCAAGACgtcaaaaaaattaattttccGCCTGACCCACCGCGTCCGCACAGTTTCCTTGGCCTCGGTAACTAGCGCCGCTCGACTCTTCGTTCCTCTGTCTTCACTGCGAGGATTAAATCGCTGCTGCACCATAGCTCACCTCCGACAGCGCATGTAGCAGACTAGCAGTAGCACGTCTCCTCATCTTGCTATTTAATAATAGACTGCCCCGTGATGCACTGCGCAATTGCTACTTTGCTAGTACGTATGTAACATATAGTGCCatcctattttttttttttattattgtTGTGTGGCTGCCAAGTTCGACCAAACATTTTGCATGTGTGACTGCCTAGGTTGCAATGATTTACATGTCTAGTTCATTTCAATTATTAAAGATAATCTCGTGTAAAATATTGTTTTTATATTTTTGCAAGTTTTACTCGTTAAATAGAGAATATTTTAGTGCTGGAAATTtgcaattttcaaattttttacCGATTAacagccgaccgattaaatcagttaataggCCGATTTCCGATTAATCCCTTAACtcaagccgaccgagcagttaacgattaccgatttcttgaacattggttTAAACCAATTGGGCTAATATAATGTTCATGTACTGATGGCTTCACTTTCTTCCAGGATATGCCGGGACTTCTTTGCATTCGGCAAGCACCTGCCGCTATGACAATTCGCTAGGTAAAGTATGCAATGATTCTCTCAAAGTAGGAACAGTTAACGTTTGTTTCTTACTTATTATTTTCTTGCTGCCAGGTCTGTTGacgaagaaattcatccacctgcTTAGAATAGCAGAAGATGGAAACCTTGATTTAAATAAAGCAGCCGAGATATTGGAGGTCTGGTTTAGTATACAGCAAAAGAAAATGCTTTGTACAGTCTTAGTTGTCCAGTATTTTGAACTGTCTGTAGTTTGGTGCCTTAATGTCCTGTAGTTTTATTCTTATTAGGTGCAAAAGAGGAGGATATATGATATAACAAATGTCCTAGAAGGCATAGATTTAATTGAAAAGGGCCCAAGGAATATGATTCGTTGGAAGTAAGTGTCACATGTTTCTGCTTTTAATGCATTCGTTGGTCATAGCTTTTCACTGATGAAATAAACACATCAAAAGGGGATTTGACATGTTACTGCCTAAGGAGATGGAGCGCCGAACTTCAGCATTGAAGGTACACTATCTTTGGTGCTATTTCCATGCTATCTAAACAAAAGCATTAAAATATAGTATGACACAGACCAAACCATGAGTGTAACAGCAAGGTGTCCCTGTACTAGATGGTGTGTGTCAACGATTTAGTGGATGCAGCATGCTCAGCTTCTGTGAATATATTAGCCTTAAGAAATGTCTAAGTCAATGTGAACATAGCATACATCTAAGTTTACCAGAAGACATAAAGCCCAATAGAAAATTTTCAGTAATCTTATCCCGAGCACAGTTTCTGACTGGGGGCTATCCAGTTCATTTTTTCCGCGTGTAAACAAAATGCAATTGAGCATGGCCATCTTCTCACAGCCTATCAGTCGACCAGAACATAGCATTATTATCCTGCACTTCTCTATAAATTTTCATGTGATTATATATTTTATAACTTCTTGCTGGATTGTGATAATCTACAGAAAGAAATTGAGTCATCATACAAGGAAGATTGCAAGTTGGATGAGGAAATACTGTAAGTTCTTTCCACATAAACAGTAAAAATACCTaatccttcctctctctctctctcctttgaTGAATAGTTACTGGTTCTGCAGGGAAGTGCAAGAGAAAATGCATGCCCTCAAAGTAGATAAGGACAAAAAAAAGTAAGATCCTCGCCTCTTATGTTCAGAAATAATGTTTTGTGTTTCTATAATAATCATTTCAACTGAGTCTCTGAATTCTGTTTAGGTTGTTGCATCTTTCAAAGAAAGATATTTGTAATATCCCTCATTTTCAGGTAAGAAAGTTTCTGGCTTCACGGTTATTTCTTCTTCCTGTAATTGTTAAGGCCTGTCAACAACTTCCCTACTGTTCACAGGGATCCACTCTTATTGCAATAAATGCTCCTCATGGAACATGTGTTGAAGTTCCAGATCCTAATGCGGTACTCTGTAGttacctttttttttgcgaataagtcTGTAGTTCCTTTCAACTATGTGGTTTAGTGATGGAGCTGTGTGGTTGTTGACACTACTTGCTATGTACCAGGATATGGACATCTGCAAGGACCTGGAATCTCAAGAGAAGCATTACCAGGTTCTCTTGAGAAGTTCGATGGGTCCCATCGACTGCTATTTAATAAGGTAAACTGCCATCTGTAGCTTACTGTAGAATTCACTCAATCATGAACCAAACTGCTATATTTGTACCAGTGACCATCTGGAGGTATCCAACCCAGAGCAGATGGGACCGGATGGTTCAGATTCCACGTTCGCTACTGGAAGTTCTCAAGCTCCGCATCAGGTGGATTCTCATCCAAGTCAAGCTCCTGAAAATGGAGAGAGCAACATTGACCGCGAACATTcatcggaaccatccagaacacatgAATTAATGTCCGGCATTCTAAAAATCGTACCACCAGAGACTGATGTAAGGAATGCTACTAAAACCTCAACACAGGCAAGCCAACCAGATTGATGCTGATTACTGTTCTTCCTTTTGCAGATTGATGCAGACTACTGGCTCGCTTCTGATGCCGATGCTACTATAACTGATACATGGTGCGGTTAGTTGACAGACCATCGACACTTGGTCCGCCTCTTACATAGAGAAGTAGCAATGACTCTGCAATGCACATTGGCATTGATGGAGGAACTGGAGCTTGGATCAGCAGGCCACCTTGGACGGTGCAAGCTCTGTTCCAGCCGGTTGATTGGTGAAAGCAAAGAGAATACAGTGTAGGAAGTAGGTCTTGTACATTACCAGGATTATTTCATTTTAGCTGGTACCTCTTCTGGTGCCTCCATACCTTTCTCTTTAGGCTCAGAAACCCCGCAGTAGGTAGGTTCGAGCCTTTCTTTATACTGGCCTTCGTTTAGAGGGGCTGTGTCTGCATACCAAGTTAGAAAGGCAACACAGTCCAGAAGAAGGCCTATTCCACCGGTCAGTGTATGTTACTATCTTAGCTGGTCATCTCCCCTAGACCCCTACCGAGGATTGACATTGATGTATATCCTGACCAGCAACCTTGATTACTGATGGTAGCATATCAATAAAGGTTGCTCAATATTATGATTTTATCACCAGATAACTAGCATGAATATTATTTTACTTCTGTTAGAATCTTCTTTTATGCCGCGTTTGCTCATTCTCAGGCAACCGGACATTTTGCGAACCTCGGTCCAGTTTATAGCAGGAAGGAGCCTTTTGGTATAAACGTTGGGGTTTGTTTGTGTGATTTTCAACAGAGGCTGGATTGGAAGAATTTCAGTCTTTGAAAAATATACTAGCTTGTTTGGGGTTTGTGTGTCAAACTTCACGGTGCTGTTTGAGTTCCCTAGTACAACTCTGGAATTCTAATATCCAGTTATCCACAGAGGCTGTGATCACCGCCCTTGAGCTTGGCATCGTCTTTTTTCTGAAAAGTATGGGTGAGAGGCGCAGTGGTGTATGCTGAAAATGTCAGTTTCATATTGCCTCGTGATCTGACTTCTGAGTCCTGACATGGGAAACCACATATTCCAGGAGAAGTGCACTGTAGGTGTGTTCACCAAAATTGCTCATTCAGCGAGAGGATTGACCACATGGCCAAGGAACACACCGCGCTCGTTTTCTCCTCGACAATGGCGAACAAGAAGGGCCGATCGTCCACCTCGATGGTGCCCGAGATGAAGAGGAGCCCATCCCCGCCGCGCGCGCACTCAGTAGCCGCGCGAGAAGTCGCGCGCCGCCTTCGAAAGCCCATGGCGACTCCAAGCTTCTGCATGTCCTCCGCCGACGCCTCAAACTCGAAGGTGAGCTTGAGCTTCGGGACCATGAACCGCGCGCCCGGCCGGGACCTCGTCCGCCGGCGCGCGTGTGGCTCCTCATGAACCCCGGCGTCGCGACCGCGCGCATGGTCGTATAGATCGTCGAGGCTGCCGGGAGTGGCGCTGTTCCTGTCCGGGAGAAGGATGAGCATGTAGTAGAATGCAGCTTCCGGGGGCGCGCGGTGCGTCGTGGTCGTCGCCGTCGATCTTGTAGGGCAGCTTGAGGGCCCGGAATCCACAGGGTAGACGCGCCGCGACCTGCCGCTTGAAGTCGAACCGTCCCGTGGCCATGAACGGCACGCGCGCGCACGACGCTGCTGTCCGGGGCGTGGAACGACGCGCGCAGTGAAGGTCGAGCGGCTGAGCGAGCCCACGCGCGCGTTCGCGAGGACGACCACCGTGGTCGAGTCGACGGAGCCCGGAGGGAGGACGTCGCGGACGAGCCCGTTCGTCGCGTCCTCCACGAAGGTATTCACTCGCCGCCTCGCCTGCTCGGCTTGCAAGGAAAAATCAACAGACTCCGCGGTGGCGAGACGCGGCGCGCGGTGGCCATGAGCTCCGGCTGCAGCTAGCTCGTGCCCCCGGTCGACCCACACGCGCGCGCCGCAGGCGAAGGACGTCTGCGTCAGGGCGTTGAGCTTGCCTACGAGCGAGCCCCGACCACGCCGCGTCGTGCAGAGCTCGTCGAGGGACGCTGGCTGGCTAACCCGAGGAAGGGCCCAGGAGCTCCTGGCGCGCGCGTTTCGCCGCgcccgcgcgccggcggccaccaGCGCGTGCGCCAGCGCCGCGTGGATGGACATCGGCGAGACGATGAAGTTGCTTCCCCTGCCGGCTGCCGCCCGGACGCCGACTTCTCTGGCGAGATGCAGCTGGCTCGACGCCTTCCCGTCGCCGCTTACCACTCAGTCGCCACCTGGAGGCGCCCAGGCAAAGCGTCTCGCCGTGGCAAGTATGGCATTTGGTGCTTGCGCGTGGCTGTAAGTGTAAgggtcgtggtggtggtggtggaggtagcTCTCGCCGCTGCAAGGGCAACGTTGGGCGCAGTCAAGCGGGCGCCGCGCGCGAGGTCATGGACCTGAACTCGACCTGCGACCGCCATGCCGCAAACAGCGTCAAGCAGAGGACGGCCTTCCAAAAGGGCGACATCCAGATCGCTCCTGTTGGTGCTCTGCTCGCCGATCTATCAAACTAGCTAGTTGACCTTTGAGTCGAGTGTCCATCCATGGAGTAGTACTGGTACATGTAGAAGAAGCACTTTAGTtttggtgaatgacatggtgatccCAACTCTCAAGTCAACGGAGGCTGAGTCGAGTAAATCAAGTGAACCAATAAAACCACTCACCAGTAAGCTAAGCTCGTTCAGTCAGAACTCAGAACTGTTGCTAGCTAGCATGCCTGCATGAGTTGTCGTAATATTTTCCCATGTCCTCTAATTTTGATTGGTTGCCTGCAGAATTCTCCAACCGCACCAACCGACCTCTTCACCTAAAACCATGCATGTGCAATGGTGGTAGAAGAAACAACATTCTTTTGGGGTACGTTTACTTGACAAATAAAAATGGAATTGTAACACACCTCTGCTGTATCAGCCGAATTTTTTAATAATACTTTTTTCTTCATTATTACCACGAAGAATACTTGATTTTGAACTTTGTTAGAAATAATATGTATCGGGCTGGGCTAGCCCAAAGGGCCTTGCGGGTCAGTGTTTCCCGAAAAGCACCCTGGTCCGCCGGCAACGAAGGTCGGGTTGCTCTTTCCCGAAAGATTGACTCATACTACTCTGGCACATGACTAGTATTTTTTCACGCAAGAGCAAAATTGTTATATTCCTGACAACTGGAGGGTATTTTCGGGAGATTGAAGTTTGTCCAATGAGCTGAGGTTTAGCCCCGATCCACCACAATCGCTCGGCTGAGTGGGATTGGTGTCAGCGCCATCGAGGTCGGCATTGGGATGCGGCGCAGAAGGATCTGGCGGCGGGGCAAACCGTAGTAGTGGTGGCTCTGGTTCGTGCGAAAGAGTGGAACGTGAGGAGGAGTGGGGTTCGAAACGAAATGACCGAGGGTCTGAAGCAGCCCAA includes these proteins:
- the LOC124679335 gene encoding transcription factor E2FB-like; translation: MGPDGSDSTFATGSSQAPHQVDSHPSQAPENGESNIDREHSSEPSRTHELMSGILKIVPPETDIDADYWLASDADATITDTWCG
- the LOC124673298 gene encoding transcription factor E2FB-like; the encoded protein is MDSSPSLPLPRPPATHPPPPPPQVFLRCPSPLPRPPGAVPAPARVHYFRAPSPIPVYSPRIPGPRYVAARPPTPSLPAPPAQAQLPPRPPPPPPSSHEAATAPPRRGRPPKSKAPPENEQKNQRENAHFEVIKGETEQKPHKESTTGPTKGIKRLKTLKGSSHSHGATKGYAGTSLHSASTCRYDNSLGLLTKKFIHLLRIAEDGNLDLNKAAEILEVQKRRIYDITNVLEGIDLIEKGPRNMIRWKGFDMLLPKEMERRTSALKKEIESSYKEDCKLDEEILEVQEKMHALKVDKDKKK